A single region of the Nicotiana sylvestris chromosome 6, ASM39365v2, whole genome shotgun sequence genome encodes:
- the LOC138870587 gene encoding secreted RxLR effector protein 161-like — MDTSIERGETLNLEMCPKIENEQEDMSRFPYLSVVGSLMYAMICTRPDIFYVVGLVSRYQYNFGRDYWKVVKRIFRYLKGTADYSLCYSGNDLYLRGYTNADWAADRNDRKSTSSYAFLLNGGVISRKSKKQTCTTLSTMEVEFVTCAYAVQEVVWLKRFFEHLDITKNS; from the coding sequence ATGGATACTTCTATAGAGAGAGGTGAAACTTTAAACCTTGAAATGTGTCCCAAGATTGAAAATGAACAGGAAGACATGTCTCGATTTCCATATTTAAGTGTTGTCGGAAGTTTGATGTACGCTATGATTTGTACTCGCCCAGACATTTTTTATGTCGTAGGTCTGGTTAGCAGGTATCAATACAATTTTGGAAGAGATTATTGGAAAGTTGTGAAGAGAATTTTCAGATACCTAAAGGGAACTGCAGATTATTCACTATGTTATAGTGGAAATGATTTATACTTAAGAGGATATACAAATGCTGATTGGGCTGCTGACAGGAATGATAGAAAATCAACATCCAGTTATGCCTTCTTACTTAATGGTGGTGTTATATCACGGAAAAGTAAGAAACAAACCTGTACAACCCTTTCAACGATGGAAGTTGAGTTCGTGACTTGTGCGTATGCAGTACAAGAAGTTGTTTGGTTGAAGAGATTCTTTGAGCATTTGGATATTACAAAGAACTCTTAG